A genomic segment from Stenotrophomonas maltophilia encodes:
- a CDS encoding OprO/OprP family phosphate-selective porin produces MRPNPTLLALSLAALPAFASAADFDNWPTKYTFGDGTELAATANIAYDYNDFSSASGLEDDDAVRRKEFGATLKKKGVYDAMVYYDFQADTWLDVFVRFESKAFFGRDVGRFRFGYMKTPVGLDANTSSRAGSFLETSLPVQAFYEGRRTGVEWVLERPQYLLQAGAYGGKDLQGDNPGTTQAVRAVWTPVKAPGDVIHLGLAYSQENPRGYSDGRDVHHEASARLRARPEAGLTDIRYVDSGALVTADQIRRTGLEGIWIRGPFSLQAEALRATVTRHDGKPDFTGSGQYAMASWVLTGESRPYNAGAVANIKPAHNYGAVELVARYSRLDLDDGDILGGRQHDLTLGANWYLTSHFKFQANYVKVDASRRGVHSTPEIFELRAQMHF; encoded by the coding sequence ATGCGCCCGAATCCCACCTTGCTGGCCCTGTCGCTGGCCGCCCTTCCCGCCTTCGCCTCGGCCGCCGATTTCGACAACTGGCCGACCAAGTACACCTTCGGCGATGGCACCGAGCTGGCGGCCACCGCCAACATCGCCTACGACTACAACGACTTCTCCTCGGCCAGTGGCCTTGAGGACGACGATGCCGTGCGCCGCAAGGAATTCGGCGCGACGCTGAAAAAGAAGGGCGTCTACGATGCGATGGTCTACTACGACTTCCAGGCCGACACCTGGCTGGACGTGTTCGTGCGCTTCGAGAGCAAGGCCTTCTTCGGCCGTGACGTCGGCCGCTTCCGCTTCGGCTACATGAAGACCCCGGTCGGCCTGGATGCGAACACCTCTTCGCGTGCCGGCAGCTTCCTGGAAACCTCGCTGCCGGTGCAGGCCTTCTACGAAGGCCGCCGCACCGGTGTGGAGTGGGTGCTGGAGCGCCCGCAGTACCTGCTGCAGGCCGGCGCCTATGGCGGCAAGGACCTGCAGGGCGACAACCCCGGCACCACCCAGGCCGTGCGTGCGGTGTGGACGCCGGTGAAGGCACCGGGTGATGTGATCCACCTGGGCCTGGCCTACTCGCAGGAAAACCCGCGTGGCTACAGCGATGGCCGCGACGTGCACCACGAGGCCAGCGCCCGCCTGCGCGCGCGCCCGGAAGCCGGCCTGACCGACATCCGCTACGTCGATTCCGGTGCGCTGGTCACCGCTGACCAGATCCGCCGCACCGGCCTGGAAGGCATCTGGATCCGCGGCCCGTTCTCGCTGCAGGCCGAAGCGCTGCGCGCCACGGTCACCCGCCATGACGGCAAACCCGACTTCACCGGCAGCGGCCAGTACGCGATGGCCAGCTGGGTGCTGACCGGTGAGTCGCGCCCGTACAACGCCGGCGCGGTGGCCAACATCAAGCCGGCGCACAACTACGGTGCGGTCGAACTGGTGGCGCGCTACAGCCGCCTGGACCTCGACGATGGCGACATCCTGGGTGGCCGCCAGCACGACCTCACCCTGGGTGCGAACTGGTACCTGACCAGCCACTTCAAGTTCCAGGCCAACTACGTGAAGGTCGACGCCAGCCGTCGTGGCGTGCACAGCACGCCGGAGATCTTCGAACTGCGCGCGCAGATGCACTTCTGA
- a CDS encoding dicarboxylate/amino acid:cation symporter encodes MHIPTAAPVPAKPLPIYRQLYFQVIVAIVLGAILGHYEPLVGEKMKPLGDAFINLVKMIIAPVIFLTIVTGIASMTHLRTVGRVFAKAMAYFLFFSTLALIVGMIVAHVVQPGAGMNINPAELDQTAVHSYVEKSHDLTLVGFLMDIIPKTLLSAFVDGNILQVLFVAVLFGIALAMVGEKGKPVLNFLEALVAPVFKLVHILMKAAPIGAFGAIAFTIGKYGVGSLINLAWLVGSFYLTAFLFVAVILGVVCRLCGFSVFKLARYLKAELLLVLGTSSSESALPSLMEKMERAGCSKSVVGLVVPTGYSFNLDGTNIYMTLAALFIAQATNTELTLGHQIALLLVAMLSSKGAAGVTGAGFITLAATLAVVPEVPVAGMALILGVDRFMSECRSLTNFIGNAVATVVVSRWEGALDRNRLKLALDGRESELPPPVDALPEALPAKG; translated from the coding sequence ATGCACATCCCGACCGCAGCACCGGTGCCTGCAAAGCCGTTGCCGATCTATCGCCAGCTGTACTTCCAGGTGATCGTGGCGATCGTCCTGGGCGCCATCCTCGGCCATTACGAGCCGCTGGTCGGCGAGAAGATGAAGCCGCTCGGCGATGCCTTCATCAACCTGGTGAAGATGATCATCGCGCCGGTGATCTTCCTGACCATCGTCACCGGCATTGCCAGCATGACCCACCTGCGCACGGTGGGCCGGGTGTTCGCCAAGGCGATGGCGTACTTCCTGTTCTTCTCCACGCTGGCACTGATCGTCGGCATGATCGTGGCGCACGTGGTGCAGCCCGGCGCCGGCATGAACATCAACCCGGCCGAGCTGGACCAGACCGCGGTGCACAGCTACGTCGAGAAGTCGCACGACCTGACCCTGGTCGGCTTCCTGATGGACATCATTCCGAAGACGCTGCTCAGCGCCTTCGTCGATGGCAACATCCTGCAGGTGCTGTTCGTGGCCGTGCTGTTCGGCATCGCGCTGGCGATGGTGGGCGAGAAGGGCAAGCCGGTGCTGAACTTCCTGGAGGCGCTGGTCGCCCCGGTGTTCAAGCTGGTGCACATCCTGATGAAGGCCGCCCCGATCGGCGCCTTTGGTGCGATCGCCTTCACCATCGGCAAGTACGGCGTTGGTTCACTGATCAACCTGGCCTGGCTGGTCGGCTCGTTCTACCTCACCGCCTTCCTGTTCGTGGCGGTGATCCTCGGTGTGGTCTGCCGCCTGTGCGGCTTCTCGGTCTTCAAGCTGGCGCGCTACCTGAAGGCCGAACTGCTTTTGGTGCTGGGCACCTCCTCGTCGGAGTCGGCACTGCCGTCGCTGATGGAGAAGATGGAGCGTGCCGGTTGCAGCAAGTCGGTGGTGGGCCTGGTGGTCCCGACCGGCTACTCGTTCAACCTGGACGGCACCAACATCTACATGACCCTGGCGGCGCTGTTCATCGCCCAGGCCACCAACACCGAACTGACCCTGGGCCACCAGATCGCCCTGCTGCTGGTCGCCATGCTCAGCTCCAAGGGCGCGGCCGGCGTCACCGGTGCCGGCTTCATCACCCTGGCCGCCACCCTGGCGGTGGTGCCGGAAGTGCCGGTGGCCGGCATGGCGCTGATCCTGGGCGTGGACCGCTTCATGAGCGAGTGCCGCTCGCTGACCAACTTCATCGGCAATGCCGTGGCCACCGTGGTGGTCTCGCGCTGGGAAGGCGCGCTGGACCGCAACCGCCTGAAGCTGGCGCTGGATGGCCGCGAAAGCGAACTGCCGCCGCCGGTCGATGCGCTGCCCGAGGCACTGCCGGCCAAGGGCTGA